From one Rosa rugosa chromosome 4, drRosRugo1.1, whole genome shotgun sequence genomic stretch:
- the LOC133743854 gene encoding pentatricopeptide repeat-containing protein At5g01110-like: protein MSGEARCLHPSLKVHYYHTLNSSRPTSGFHSSFDYLTQFLPFSSNKPNSKSSINSNERRKVTVGLSRIIKNQQGYVLKGFSRTFCPFFLVKIMKLFCCRETAFGFFKLAFRDDNQQTVESCCVAAHVLAAENLRFLAQDVVSCVIGRIGPSRSRDLVGFMWGGHCEYESDFSVLDTLMRGFLNAEMGAEALEVLRRMREVGVRPSLSAVAILFRLLIRVGDYGSVWKVFRDMIREGPYPCNYVFSAMILGFCRKGLVRVGESLLQVMWKFQCEPDVFAYNIVIYANCARGQTADALEWVELMIARGCKPSIVTFNTVISALCKEGNVVEARKLFDDVPDVGVYPNTIMYNTMMDGYVKAREIGQANMLFEEMRNKSISPDGITFNILIGGHYKYGSEDDGDRLLRDLSVSGLLPDSSLYDIYVSVLCWADRLDDAMAVLEDMLERGLPLSVVAFNSVIAACSRVGLEEKAYKTFNFMISFGITPSSSTCSSLLMGLSKKGYLQEARELLCKMMEKGFPIRKAAFTVLLDGYFRMGDLDGAQSLWNEMEGRGISPDVVAFSAFINGLSKAGLMEEAYDMFQEMSRRGFVLNNFVYNSLIGGFCYCGKLSDALRLEREMRQRGLIPDIFTTNMIIHGFCRQGRMKSAINTFMNMFQTGLTPDIITYNSLIGGYCKAFDMVRADEFLYKMYASGWEPDITTYNIRMHGFCSSRKINRAVMILDELVSRGVVPDTVTYNTMMNGVCVDILDRAMILTAKLLKLAFLPNVVTANVLLSQFRRQGMPEKALMWGQKLSQFSFCFDEITYKILDRAYHNMQEDPAIPSATPEKSLFLDFLMYITYDYLCKNKPCRDVRQNPLKVIGLSGP from the coding sequence ATGTCCGGTGAGGCGCGTTGCCTTCACCCTTCTCTCAAGGTACACTATTATCACACTCTCAACTCCTCCCGACCCACCTCTGGTTTTCACAGCAGCTTTGATTATCTCACTCAGTTCTTGCCTTTCTCTTCTAACAAACCCAATTCCAAATCCTCTATAAACTCCAATGAGCGGCGTAAAGTCACTGTTGGGTTATCCAGGATCATAAAGAACCAACAGGGCTATGTACTGAAGGGCTTTTCCAGAACCTTCTGCCCATTTTTTCTTGTAAAGATTATGAAACTGttctgttgtagagaaactgcaTTTGGGTTCTTTAAACTAGCCTTTAGGGATGATAATCAGCAGACTGTGGAGTCATGTTGTGTGGCTGCACATGTTTTGGCGGCCGAAAATCTACGGTTTCTGGCTCAAGATGTGGTTTCGTGTGTGATTGGGAGGATTGGGCCGAGTAGGAGTAGGGATTTGGTGGGGTTTATGTGGGGAGGGCATTGTGAATACGAGTCGGATTTTTCGGTTCTTGATACACTAATGAGGGGGTTCTTGAATGCGGAAATGGGCGCCGAGGCTTTGGAAGTTTTGAGGAGGATGAGGGAGGTGGGAGTGAGGCCGAGTTTGTCAGCGGTTGCGATTCTGTTCAGGTTGTTGATAAGGGTTGGCGATTATGGTAGTGTGTGGAAGGTGTTTAGGGATATGATTAGAGAAGGGCCTTATCCATGTAATTATGTTTTTAGTGCAATGATTCTTGGGTTTTGTCGAAAAGGGTTGGTTAGAGTTGGGGAGAGTTTGTTACAGGTGATGTGGAAATTCCAATGTGAACCGGATGTTTTTGCTTATAACATTGTGATCTATGCAAATTGTGCGAGAGGGCAGACGGCTGATGCGCTGGAATGGGTGGAGTTGATGATTGCAAGGGGATGTAAACCGAGCATTGTTACATTTAATACAGTCATAAGTGCATTGTGTAAGGAAGGAAATGTGGTGGAGGCAAGGAAGCTTTTTGATGATGTCCCAGACGTGGGTGTTTATCCGAATACCATAATGTACAATACCATGATGGATGGGTATGTTAAGGCAAGGGAGATTGGTCAGGCTAACATGCTTTTTGAAGAAATGAGAAACAAGAGCATTTCTCCAGATGGCATAACTTTCAATATCTTGATTGGAGGGCATTACAAGTATGGAAGCGAAGATGATGGAGACAGGTTGTTGCGGGATTTATCTGTGTCAGGATTACTTCCAGATTCTTCATTGTATGATATCTATGTTTCTGTGTTGTGTTGGGCAGATCGGTTGGACGATGCCATGGCAGTTTTAGAGGATATGCTTGAAAGAGGATTGCCTCTAAGTGTGGTCGCTTTCAACTCTGTTATTGCAGCTTGTAGCAGAGTAGGTTTGGAAGAAAAAGCATATAAGACCTTTAACTTCATGATTTCATTTGGTATAACTCCTTCATCTTCTACGTGTAGTTctttgcttatgggtttatCTAAGAAGGGTTACTTGCAAGAAGCCAGAGAGCTTTTGtgtaaaatgatggagaagggGTTTCCTATCAGAAAAGCTGCTTTTACGGTGCTTTTGGATGGGTACTttaggatgggtgatttagatgGGGCACAAAGTTTGTGGAATGAGATGGAAGGAAGAGGCATATCTCCTGATGTTGTTGCCTTTTCAGCATTTATCAATGGACTATCTAAAGCCGGTTTAATGGAAGAAGCATATGATATGTTTCAAGAAATGTCAAGAAGAGGGTTTGTGCTCAATAATTTTGTCTATAATTCTTTGATTGGTGGCTTTTGCTACTGTGGTAAGTTGAGTGATGCACTGAGgttggagagagagatgaggcaAAGGGGTCTTATTCCGGATATTTTTACCACCAATATGATCATTCATGGGTTCTGTAGACAGGGGAGGATGAAGTCAGCAATTAATACATTTATGAACATGTTCCAAACTGGGTTAACCCCAGATATCATCACTTACAATTCATTAATTGGTGGTTATTGTAAAGCATTTGACATGGTTAGGGCAGATGAATTTTTGTATAAAATGTACGCTAGCGGATGGGAACCAGATATCACAACCTATAATATACGGATGCATGGTTTTTGTAGTAGCCGAAAGATAAATCGAGCTGTGATGATTCTGGATGAGCTTGTATCGAGAGGTGTTGTTCCAGACACAGTAACATACAACACTATGATGAATGGTGTTTGTGTTGACATACTGGATCGTGCTATGATTTTAACCGCTAAATTGCTTAAGTTGGCGTTTCTTCCAAATGTTGTTACAGCTAATGTATTGTTGTCTCAGTTCCGCAGGCAGGGGATGCCTGAGAAGGCCCTAATGTGGGGTCAGAAGTTGAGTcagttttccttttgttttgatGAAATTACCTACAAAATATTGGACAGAGCCTATCACAATATGCAAGAAGATCCTGCAATTCCAAGTGCAACACCTGAGAAAAGCCTCTTCTTGGATTTCCTCATGTACATTACGTATGATTATTTATGTAAAAATAAACCTTGCAGAGATGTAAGACAAAACCCTCTTAAAGTAATTGGTCTTAGTGGCCCCTGA